The Flavobacterium sp. 102 genomic interval AACACAAACCAACGCCTTCCCATCCGATAAACATGACCAATAAATTGCTTCCGACTACTAAGGTAATCATGAAGAAAACGAACAAATTCAAATAGGCAAAGAACTTATACATATTCTCATCGTCGTGCATGTAGCTGATAGAGTAGAGGTGAATTAATGAACCAATTCCGGTTACGAATAACAACCACAATAAAGACAATTGGTCTAATAAAATACCGAAGTCTAATTTGAAATTACTTACTTGAATCCAATCAAATAAAGAGATTTCAAAGGCTTTTCCGTTTTGGTTTAGTTGGGCAAAAAAGCAAATACTCAATAAGAACGAAACTACTACGGTCAACGTTCCAATGGCACCTGATACATTTCTGCTTACTTTTTTTCCAAAGAAAATATTGAAAAGAAATCCAACAAATGGAGATAAGAGTAATACTAAAGCTAAATTTGTTTCCATCTCAGATTATCCTTTTAAATTCTTTAAATTATCTATGTCGATTGAGCCTAAGTTTCTGTAAACCGAAACTAGTATTGCCAATCCAACCGCTACTTCCGCTGCGGCCACCGCCATCGAAAAGAATACAAATATTTGTCCTTCGGCGTCTTGGTGATACGTTGAAAAAGCTACAAACAATAAGTTTACCGCATTCAACATGATTTCAATTGACATGAAAACGATGATGGCATTTCTGCGGTACAACACTCCGAAAACTCCGATACAAAATAATAGTACCGAAAGGAAAATGTAGTTTTCTATCCCTATTTCATTTAAAATATTGTTCATTATTTTTTCTCCGTTTTTTCTTTTTTAGACAATAAAACCACACCAATCATCGCGACCAATAATAAGATAGAAGCGAATTCGAATGGTACCATATATTCGTTCAGTAATATTTTTCCAAGCATTTTGATTGATTGAAAATCTTCGCCTGAAGTATCATATTCACCCATAATGGTTTTCGAATTGATGAAAATAGTCACCAAAACAATACTCGTGAGTATAAAGACAACGATAGCGCCAAGTCTGGTAATACGAGGTTTGTGGACTTCATCTTCCTTATTTAAATTCATCAACATGATGGTAAACAGGAACAGGACTACAATCGCACCTGAGTAGACTATAATATGCACAATCGCCAAGAACTGTGCGTTGAAAAGCAAGTAATGACCGGCAATGGAGAAAAAACAAAGCACTAAATAAATCGCGCTGTGAATTGGGTTTTTACTATAAATCGTCAAAAACGCCGTAGCCAAAGTGATGGCTGCTAAAAAGTAGAATGTAATTAATATAGGCGACATTAGTTAGCGTTTTTAAGTTGAGCGTTCTTCATGGCCATTTCCAAAGGCATAACCAATTTATCTTTTCCGAAAATGAAATCTTCACGGTCGTAACTTGCAGGCACCAATTCTTTAGAAATGGTTAGGTATATAGCGTCTTTCGGACAAGCTTCTTCACACAATCCGCAGAAAATACAACGCAACATATTGATTTCGTATATGGAGGCGTATTTCTCTTCACGGTACAAATGTTCTTCTCCTTTTTTTCTTTCTTCGGCCTTCATCGTGATGGCTTCCGCCGGACACGACAAAGCGCACAAGCCACAAGCCGTACAGTTTTCTCGACCTAGTTCGTCGCGTTTTAACATGTGTTGGCCACGATAAACCGGGCTGAATTCTCTAACTTGCTCAGGATATTGAATCGTTGCTTTTTTTCTAAAAAAGTGTTGGATGGTAATCCATAAGCCTTTAAAAATGGCAATCAGGTATAGTCTTTCTAAAAAGGTCATTTCCTTATTGGAAACTTGCTTTTTATGGCCTGATAATGATATACTTTGTATCGATGCTGACATAATTTCTTTTCTTATTTAAAAGCTAAAATGCAAATTCCTGTTATTATAATATTGAAGATCGAAAGCGGAATTAAAATCTTCCAGCCTAAGTGCATCAATTGATCGTATCTGAAACGTGGGATTGTCCATCTGATCCACATAAAGAAGAAGATGAAGAAGCACAATTTGGCAAATAAAGCGGCAATTCCGATTACGTTAGCGATGTTGACACCCCAATTTTCTACTGCCCAACCCATTCCCGGATAATTGTAACCACCAAAGAATAAAACGGCAATAATAGTAGCGGAGATAAACATGTTAGCATATTCGGCAAATAAATAGAATCCCATTTTCATCGAAGAGTATTCGGTGTGATAACCACCAATTAATTCCGATTCACATTCGGCTAAATCGAAAGGCGTTCTATTGGTTTCCGCAAAAGCACAAATCAAAAAGATTAAAAACGACAACGGTTGATAAAATACATTCCAATGGAATCCGTGTTGTTGCACGGAGATTTCTTTTAAACTCAATGTTCCGGTCATCATCAATAAAGCAATTATGGATAATCCCATGGCGATTTCATAAGAAACCATTTGAGAAGCCGCACGAACCGCACTCATTAAAGAGAATTTGTTATTCGATGCCCAACCACCAATCATGATGCCGTAAACACCGATTGAAACGATAGCGAAAATGTACAATAAAGCACTATCGGTGTCGGTTGCTTGCAATTGTACTGTTCGTCCGAAAACTTCTAATTTGTCACCCCAAGGAATTACGGCACTCGTCATTAAAGCGGCACTCATGGCAATCGCTGGGCCAACAAAGAATAGAAATTTATTTTTGGTATTCGGTTCAAATTCTTCTTTAGCAAATAATTTCATACCATCGGCAAGCGGTTGTAACAATCCACCCCAACCGGCGCGGTTTGGTCCGACACGGTCTTGCAAATAAGCGGCAACTTTACGTTCAGCCCAAGTGGAATACATGGCCATAATCATGGTTACTGCAAAAACAATAACAATGACGATACTTTTTTCTATAATAAAGGCACTATCCATTTTTCTTTTCGTTTACCGGGTTACCATCTATTTTTTCGTTGTAATCGATTTCGGCCATACTGATTTTTTTACGGTCGATGTCTCTACCTTGAAGGATTCCTTTTTCGGTATCAATTATAACTTTATCCATTTTACGAGTGTAATTGTTTTGGTTGATAACTGAATCTTTTTCGAATTTTCTCGGTCCTTCAATTATCCAATCCGACACTTCTTTTTTGTCGAAACGACAAGTGTTACAGATAAAATCTTCTACTTCGTGGAATTCGTCTTTGCGAGCGGTTACCCTTTGGATTTCGTTACCAAACATCCATAAAGTAGTTTTTCCGCAACAACCCGGAGTTGTACATTCTCTGTGGGCGTTGAAAGGTTTGTTGAACCAAACTCTCGATTTGAATCGGAAAGTTTTGTCGGTTAACGCGCCAACCGGACAAACGTCAATCATATTTCCGGAGAATTCATTATCGATTGCTGCCGAAACACAAGTTGAAATTTGTGAATGGTCACCGCGATTTAAAACGCCGTGAACTCTTTTGTCCGTAAGTTGATCTGCTACTTCTACACAACGTTGACAAACAATGCAACGGTTCATGTGCAATTGAATTTTGTCACCGATATCTTCCGGTTCGAAAGTTCTCTTTTCTTCAATGAAACGCTGTTGCAATTTTCCGTGTTCGAAGCTTAAATTCTGCAAATCACATTCTCCTGCTTGGTCACAAACCGGACAATCTAACGGGTGATTGATTAAAAGGAATTCGGTTACGGCTTTGCGAGCTTCAAAAACTCGGTCTGATTTTTTGCTGGCCACTTCCATACCGTCTTGACAACCGGTTACGCATGACGCTACCAATTTAGGCATTGGTCTTGGATCGGCTTCGCTACCTTTAGTAACATCTACCAAACAACAACGACATTTTCCGCCGGTTCCTTCTAGTTTCGAATAATAACACATGGCTGGCGGAACAGATTCTCCACCAATCATACGAGCAGCTTGCAGGATGGTTGTTCCCGGTGCTACTTCAATTTCTTGACCGTCTATGGTTACTTTCATTTATTAAGTCTTAACGTCTTAATGTCTTAATGTCTTAATGTCGAATGTATCAACTTTATGACTTTATGACTTTTGACTGTCATTTAAATATTTTATAAATCCACTTATTAATTTTGAAATATCAGAAACATCATTACATAGTTCTTCAAATTCAATTTTTTCAATATAATTCAAATCTAATGCTAAATACAATTGCGATCGAATTTCTCCTGCGGATGCTTTAGCTATAAACAAAAAATGTATAAATTCTTTATCTGTATTCCTTTCAAATCCTTCTGCAATATTAGAAGAAATTGAAATCGATGCTCTTCTTATTTGTCTGACCAAATCAAAATCTCTTTTAAAATTTTGATTCTCGGTTATTTCATAAATCCTTTTATTAAACTGTCTGGCTTTCTGCCAAGAACTAATTTCTTCAAAAGATTTAAACCTCCCCATTTTACTTTATGACTTTTAGACATTCGACATTACGACTTGTGAAAACGGCTCATTCACAAAATGATCTCTATTTTTAATTTTTTCAGGGAAACGGATATGGTATTCAAATTCGTCTCTGAAATGTCGAATCGCCGCAGCAACCGGCCATGAAGCCGCATCACCTAAGGGACAAATCGTGTTTCCTTCAATTTTGGATTGGATGCTCCATAACAATTCGATGTCTTCTTCGCGTCCTTGTCCGTTTTCGATTCTCCATAATACTTTTTCCAACCAACCCGTTCCTTCACGACATGGCGTACATTGACCACAAGATTCGTGGTGATAGAAACGCGAGAAATTCCAAGTGTTTCGAACAATACACGCTCGGTCATCGTATACGATAAATCCACCTGAACCTAACATGGAACCTGTTGCGAATCCACCATCTGCCAAACTTTCGTAAGTCATCAAACGGTCTTCGCCTGTAGCTGTTTTGTAGATTAAATTCGCCGGTAAAATTGGCACCGAAGAACCTCCAGGAACCAATGCTTTCAATGGTCTGTCGGCTTGCATTCCGCCACAATATTCATCAGAATTCATGAATTCGTATACTGAAACGCCTAATTCAATTTCGTAAACACCTTGGTTTTTAATGTTTCCGGAAGCCGAAATTAATTTGGTTCCCGTAGAACGACCAATTCCGATTCCGGCATAATCAGCACCCGAATTGTTTACAATCCATGGCACGGCCGCAATCGTTTCTACGTTATTGACTACAGTTGGATTTTGCCAAAGTCCTTTCACAGCAGGAAATGGTGGTTTTAATCTAGGATTGCCACGTTTTCCTTCTAAACTTTCAATTAGAGCAGTTTCTTCTCCGCAGATGTAAGCACCGCCACCGATTTGGACGAATAATTCCAAATCATAGCCTGAGCCTAATATATTTTTGCCTAACCAACCGGCCGCTTTCGCTTCGGCGATGGCTCTTTCTAAAATTTTGTAAACCCACATGTATTCTCCACGAATATAGATGTAAGATAGGTTGGCACCCAAAGCATAACTCGACGTAATCATTCCTTCAATCAAAAGATGCGGAATGTATTCCATTAAGTAACGGTCTTTGAAAGTTCCCGGTTCCGACTCATCGGCGTTGCAAACCAAGTGTCTTGGATTGCCCGATTTTTTGTCGATAAAACTCCATTTCATTCCAGCTGGAAATCCTGCGCCACCACGACCACGAAGTCCCGAAGTTTTTACTTCTTCCACAACTTCATCCGGAGTCATTTTTTTCAAGGCTTTTTCTACTGAAGCATAACCGCCTTCACGACGATATACTTCGTAGGTTTTAATACCCGGAACGTTGATTTTGTCTAATAATATTTTTCTTCCCATGATATTATTTATCGTGTAAAGTGATTTTTCCGTCTTTGCAATCGGCGATTAGCTGGTCTACTTTTTCTTTGGTCAAATGTTCTTGGTAGAAATCACCCAATTGCATCATTGGCGCATAACCACAAGCACCTAAGCATTCTACGCCGCGTACTTCGAAAAGCCCGTCCGCGGTTGGTTCACCAATCCCTACGCCCAATTTGGAACAAGTATAATCCATCAAATCTTCCACGCCGTTTTGACAACAAGCAGCGGTTTGACAGAACTCGAACATGTATTTACCGATGGGTCTTTGGTTGAACATTGTATAAAAAGTAACGACTTCGTATACTTCAATTGGTAATATTTCTAAGATTTCAGCAACCTTGTTTTGCAATTCGATGCTCAACCAATTGTCGTGAGCATCTTGAACTTCGTGTAAAACAGGCAATAAGGCTGATTTCTTTTTATCGGCTGGATAATGACTGATTAACTCATTGATGCGAGCCATCAACGGTTCAGTAATGTTTATCTCTTGTTTGATAGGTGATCTTTCCATAATTCTTAAGCGTCTAATTCGCCGGCAATTACATTTAAACTTGATAAAATAACGATAGCATCTGATAACATTCCACCTTTGATCATTTCAGTATAAGCTTGGTAATAGATATAACAAGGTCTTCTGAATTTTAAACGGTATGGCGTTCGACTTCCATCGGTAATTAAATAGAAACCTAATTCTCCGTTTCCGCCTTCAACCGCATGATAAATTTCGTCTACCGGAACCGGAACTTCACCCATCACAATTTTAAAGTGATAAATTAAACTTTCCATGTTGGTGTAAACGTCTTCTTTTGGCGGCAAATAATAATCGGGAACGTCAGCGTGAATAGGTCCTTCCGGTAATTTCGCTAAAGCTTGTTTGATGATGCTTAAGCTTTCCCAAACTTCCGCATTACGAACGCAAAAACGGTCGTAAGTGTCACCTGATTTTCCAACAGGAATATCAAATTCGAAATCTTCGTAAGAAGAATAGGGTGCGGCTTTACGAACGTCGTAGTCAATTCCGGCTGCACGCAAGTTTGGCCCTGTGAATCCGTAAGCCATTGCCATTTCGGCAGTAATTGGACCAACATCCACAGTTCTGTCTATAAAGATTCTGTTTCTTTCAAATAGGTTTTCGAATTCTTTCCAAGCTACCGGAAAATCTTCTAAGAAAGTGTTTAATTTTTTGAAGGCTTCGTCCGACCATTCTCTTTCGAAACCACCTATTCTTCCCATATTGGTGGTTAAACGAGCACCACAAATTTCTTCATAAATCTCGTATACTTTTTCTCTGAATTGAAATACATAAAGGAAACCGGTATAAGCTCCGGTATCAACGCCTAGAATTGAATTACAAATCAAATGGTCTGTAATTCTGGCCAACTCCATTACGATAACTCTTAAATATTGTGCACGTTTTGGTACTTCAATATTTAATAATTTCTCTACTGTCATCCACCAAGCCATGTTGTTGATAGGCGAAGAACAATAGTTCATACGGTCGGTCAATACATTGATTTGGTAAAAGGGACGGTTTTCGGCGATTTTTTCAAACGCACGATGAATGTAACCCACGGTTGGTTCAGCATCGAGGATTCTTTCTCCATCCATCAATAAGATGTTTTGGAAAATTCCGTGAGTTGCCGGATGGGTTGGGCCCAAGTTTAATATAGTGAGTTCGCTTCCGTCTTCGTTGCGAGTCTGTTCTATGATTTTAGCATATCGATGCTCTGGTGGTAATAATAAATCTGACATTTATAATGTTGAATTATTTAATTATTAACTGGTGTTCTTCCGAAGAAACGGTCGTCTTTATCAGTTCTTCCGCTGTCTTCCATTGGGAATTCTTTTCGCATCGGAAACGAAACCATTTCATTCATGTTTAAAATGCGTTTCAATTGCGGATGACCTTTGAAATTGATTCCGAAGAAATCCCAAGCTTCTCTTTCCATCCAATTGGCGCATAGAAATAAATCGGTTATGGTTTCTATTTCGGCCGGATCAGGTAAATAAGTTTTCACACGAATTCTCACGTTTTCAATCCAATTGTGCATTTGATAGACAACAGCAAATTGGTGTTCGTCATCATTGTCGGGAAAATGAATTCCGGTTAAATCCGTTAAGAAATGGAAATTTAAATCTTCCTGCTCTTTCAAAAAGCGAATCACTTCGTGAATTGTGCTTGGCGTAGCTTCAAAAGTGAAAATATCGCGTTTCATTTCAAAATTCAGTACATTGTTGCCGAAAGTCTGAACTAATTTGTCTTGTATATAAGCTGTTTCTAAAGCCATATTATAGGTTATAAGAAGCTAATAATTCTTTGTATTCCGGTGAACTTCTTCGGCGTACCGATTCGTTTCTTACCAATTCTTGTAATTGCATCACACCGTCAACTATTTGTTCCGGTCTTGGCGGACAACCGGGAACGTAAACGTCAACCGGAATTACTTTATCGATGCCTTGTAAAACGGAATAAGTGTCAAATACGCCACCTGAAGAGGCGCATGCGCCAACAGCGATAACCCAACGAGGTTCTGACATTTGTTCGTATACTTGACGTAAAATTGGCGCCATTTTTTTAGAAATCGTTCCCATAACCATCAACATATCTGCCTGACGCGGAGAGAAACTTACTCTTTCCGAACCGAAACGGGCTAAATCGTAATGTGATGCCATTGTCGCCATAAACTCAATTCCGCAACAAGAAGTCGCGAACGGTAATGGCCAAAGTGAATTAGCTCTTGCCAATCCGACAACGTCATTTAGTTTGGTTGCGAAGAAACCTTCACCAACTACTCCTTCGGGCGGAGCTACCATATTTGGTTTTGTAGTACTCATAGCAATTGTTTTTTTATTCCCACTCCAAAGCCTTCTTCTTGATAATATAGAAGAAACCTACTAACAGCAGTGACATGAAAATAACCATTTTAATCATTCCTTCCATTCCCAATTCTTTGAAATTAATTGCCCAAGGATAAAGGAAAATTACCTCTACGTCAAAAAGGACGAAAAGAATAGCTACTAAGAAATATTTTACTGAAAAAGGTATTCTGGCGTTTCCGACAGATTCAATACCACATTCGAAGTTTTTGTCTTTGTTTTTGGAATGTCTTTTTGGGCCTAAAAAGCTAGAACCGATAATGGTTAAGACCACAAATCCTACCGCTAAACCTGCTTGCATCAGGATTGGTAAATAATCTAATTGATTAGACTGCATAATGCTCAAAATTAGAAGTAATTAAAATAGCCACAAATATACATCGCATTATTTAATTCGCAAAAATGAAAGGCTAAACGTTTGTTATTTATTTCCCCAAACACGTTTATTTAAACTGATTATAAATAATGGCTTTATAGTATAAAAAAACGTCCCGGAATTTCCGGGACGTTGTGTCATTCTAGGTAATCAAAAAATAATATATATTAGTCTTCGATAGCCACTACTTGAGCTGCTACTT includes:
- a CDS encoding NADH-quinone oxidoreductase subunit J, with protein sequence MSPILITFYFLAAITLATAFLTIYSKNPIHSAIYLVLCFFSIAGHYLLFNAQFLAIVHIIVYSGAIVVLFLFTIMLMNLNKEDEVHKPRITRLGAIVVFILTSIVLVTIFINSKTIMGEYDTSGEDFQSIKMLGKILLNEYMVPFEFASILLLVAMIGVVLLSKKEKTEKK
- a CDS encoding NADH-quinone oxidoreductase subunit I, giving the protein MSASIQSISLSGHKKQVSNKEMTFLERLYLIAIFKGLWITIQHFFRKKATIQYPEQVREFSPVYRGQHMLKRDELGRENCTACGLCALSCPAEAITMKAEERKKGEEHLYREEKYASIYEINMLRCIFCGLCEEACPKDAIYLTISKELVPASYDREDFIFGKDKLVMPLEMAMKNAQLKNAN
- the nuoH gene encoding NADH-quinone oxidoreductase subunit NuoH, translating into MDSAFIIEKSIVIVIVFAVTMIMAMYSTWAERKVAAYLQDRVGPNRAGWGGLLQPLADGMKLFAKEEFEPNTKNKFLFFVGPAIAMSAALMTSAVIPWGDKLEVFGRTVQLQATDTDSALLYIFAIVSIGVYGIMIGGWASNNKFSLMSAVRAASQMVSYEIAMGLSIIALLMMTGTLSLKEISVQQHGFHWNVFYQPLSFLIFLICAFAETNRTPFDLAECESELIGGYHTEYSSMKMGFYLFAEYANMFISATIIAVLFFGGYNYPGMGWAVENWGVNIANVIGIAALFAKLCFFIFFFMWIRWTIPRFRYDQLMHLGWKILIPLSIFNIIITGICILAFK
- a CDS encoding NADH-quinone oxidoreductase subunit B, giving the protein MSTTKPNMVAPPEGVVGEGFFATKLNDVVGLARANSLWPLPFATSCCGIEFMATMASHYDLARFGSERVSFSPRQADMLMVMGTISKKMAPILRQVYEQMSEPRWVIAVGACASSGGVFDTYSVLQGIDKVIPVDVYVPGCPPRPEQIVDGVMQLQELVRNESVRRRSSPEYKELLASYNL
- a CDS encoding four helix bundle protein, whose protein sequence is MGRFKSFEEISSWQKARQFNKRIYEITENQNFKRDFDLVRQIRRASISISSNIAEGFERNTDKEFIHFLFIAKASAGEIRSQLYLALDLNYIEKIEFEELCNDVSDISKLISGFIKYLNDSQKS
- a CDS encoding NAD(P)H-dependent oxidoreductase subunit E, translated to MERSPIKQEINITEPLMARINELISHYPADKKKSALLPVLHEVQDAHDNWLSIELQNKVAEILEILPIEVYEVVTFYTMFNQRPIGKYMFEFCQTAACCQNGVEDLMDYTCSKLGVGIGEPTADGLFEVRGVECLGACGYAPMMQLGDFYQEHLTKEKVDQLIADCKDGKITLHDK
- the nuoK gene encoding NADH-quinone oxidoreductase subunit NuoK, whose amino-acid sequence is MNNILNEIGIENYIFLSVLLFCIGVFGVLYRRNAIIVFMSIEIMLNAVNLLFVAFSTYHQDAEGQIFVFFSMAVAAAEVAVGLAILVSVYRNLGSIDIDNLKNLKG
- a CDS encoding NADH-quinone oxidoreductase subunit D; amino-acid sequence: MSDLLLPPEHRYAKIIEQTRNEDGSELTILNLGPTHPATHGIFQNILLMDGERILDAEPTVGYIHRAFEKIAENRPFYQINVLTDRMNYCSSPINNMAWWMTVEKLLNIEVPKRAQYLRVIVMELARITDHLICNSILGVDTGAYTGFLYVFQFREKVYEIYEEICGARLTTNMGRIGGFEREWSDEAFKKLNTFLEDFPVAWKEFENLFERNRIFIDRTVDVGPITAEMAMAYGFTGPNLRAAGIDYDVRKAAPYSSYEDFEFDIPVGKSGDTYDRFCVRNAEVWESLSIIKQALAKLPEGPIHADVPDYYLPPKEDVYTNMESLIYHFKIVMGEVPVPVDEIYHAVEGGNGELGFYLITDGSRTPYRLKFRRPCYIYYQAYTEMIKGGMLSDAIVILSSLNVIAGELDA
- a CDS encoding 2Fe-2S iron-sulfur cluster-binding protein, whose amino-acid sequence is MKVTIDGQEIEVAPGTTILQAARMIGGESVPPAMCYYSKLEGTGGKCRCCLVDVTKGSEADPRPMPKLVASCVTGCQDGMEVASKKSDRVFEARKAVTEFLLINHPLDCPVCDQAGECDLQNLSFEHGKLQQRFIEEKRTFEPEDIGDKIQLHMNRCIVCQRCVEVADQLTDKRVHGVLNRGDHSQISTCVSAAIDNEFSGNMIDVCPVGALTDKTFRFKSRVWFNKPFNAHRECTTPGCCGKTTLWMFGNEIQRVTARKDEFHEVEDFICNTCRFDKKEVSDWIIEGPRKFEKDSVINQNNYTRKMDKVIIDTEKGILQGRDIDRKKISMAEIDYNEKIDGNPVNEKKNG
- the nuoF gene encoding NADH-quinone oxidoreductase subunit NuoF encodes the protein MGRKILLDKINVPGIKTYEVYRREGGYASVEKALKKMTPDEVVEEVKTSGLRGRGGAGFPAGMKWSFIDKKSGNPRHLVCNADESEPGTFKDRYLMEYIPHLLIEGMITSSYALGANLSYIYIRGEYMWVYKILERAIAEAKAAGWLGKNILGSGYDLELFVQIGGGAYICGEETALIESLEGKRGNPRLKPPFPAVKGLWQNPTVVNNVETIAAVPWIVNNSGADYAGIGIGRSTGTKLISASGNIKNQGVYEIELGVSVYEFMNSDEYCGGMQADRPLKALVPGGSSVPILPANLIYKTATGEDRLMTYESLADGGFATGSMLGSGGFIVYDDRACIVRNTWNFSRFYHHESCGQCTPCREGTGWLEKVLWRIENGQGREEDIELLWSIQSKIEGNTICPLGDAASWPVAAAIRHFRDEFEYHIRFPEKIKNRDHFVNEPFSQVVMSNV
- a CDS encoding NADH-quinone oxidoreductase subunit C: MALETAYIQDKLVQTFGNNVLNFEMKRDIFTFEATPSTIHEVIRFLKEQEDLNFHFLTDLTGIHFPDNDDEHQFAVVYQMHNWIENVRIRVKTYLPDPAEIETITDLFLCANWMEREAWDFFGINFKGHPQLKRILNMNEMVSFPMRKEFPMEDSGRTDKDDRFFGRTPVNN
- a CDS encoding NADH-quinone oxidoreductase subunit A — protein: MQSNQLDYLPILMQAGLAVGFVVLTIIGSSFLGPKRHSKNKDKNFECGIESVGNARIPFSVKYFLVAILFVLFDVEVIFLYPWAINFKELGMEGMIKMVIFMSLLLVGFFYIIKKKALEWE